The following are encoded together in the Robertmurraya sp. FSL R5-0851 genome:
- a CDS encoding DUF1444 family protein — protein MDSKKMKAELEKRLSSANRTITYDRKNDHLRIESKDSGRGITVELPRIIAKWEVDKEKAIDEVVYYVEEGLKAMDEKTIQEGEKTRIFPVIRSTSTPVVSREEIPLVYDDHTAETRVYYALDLGNAYRIIDEALMAKENWTRDHIREVALFNVRSLKTTMKRDEVAGNIFYFLNTNDGYDASRVLNDSFLKEMSSKITGDMAVAVPHQDVLILADIKNETGYDILAQMTMSFFASGRVPITALSFLYENGELEPIFILGKNRSKKPN, from the coding sequence ATGGATAGTAAAAAAATGAAGGCGGAGCTCGAAAAACGCCTTAGTAGTGCTAACCGTACTATTACTTATGATCGAAAAAATGATCATTTACGTATTGAAAGCAAGGATAGTGGAAGAGGTATTACCGTTGAGCTGCCTAGAATTATAGCAAAATGGGAAGTAGACAAAGAAAAGGCCATTGATGAAGTCGTATACTATGTTGAGGAAGGCCTTAAGGCAATGGATGAGAAAACGATTCAAGAAGGTGAAAAGACTCGGATTTTCCCTGTCATACGTTCTACTTCTACGCCTGTTGTATCGCGCGAAGAAATTCCTTTAGTATATGATGATCATACGGCAGAAACTAGGGTTTATTATGCTCTCGATTTAGGAAATGCGTACCGAATCATTGATGAAGCATTAATGGCAAAGGAAAATTGGACGAGAGACCATATCCGCGAAGTAGCTCTTTTCAATGTGAGAAGCCTTAAAACGACCATGAAACGTGATGAAGTGGCAGGAAATATCTTTTATTTTCTCAATACAAATGACGGGTATGATGCAAGCCGAGTTCTAAACGATTCATTTTTAAAGGAAATGAGTTCGAAGATTACAGGTGATATGGCGGTAGCGGTACCACATCAGGATGTACTTATTCTTGCAGATATAAAGAATGAGACTGGTTATGATATTCTCGCACAAATGACCATGAGCTTCTTCGCTAGCGGTCGAGTGCCCATTACGGCACTATCCTTTTTATACGAAAATGGGGAATTAGAACCGATCTTTATCTTAGGAAAAAACAGAAGCAAAAAACCAAACTAA
- a CDS encoding thioredoxin domain-containing protein gives MKMLESVEQFETMKNNGKHIFMFSANWCPDCRVIEPVLPEIEEKYSEYNFVHVDRDQFIDLCISLDVFGIPSFIAFADGNELDRFVSKDRKTQEEIEQFIEGLS, from the coding sequence ATGAAAATGCTTGAGAGTGTAGAACAGTTTGAAACGATGAAAAACAACGGGAAACATATATTTATGTTTTCAGCAAACTGGTGCCCAGACTGCCGAGTGATTGAGCCAGTCTTGCCAGAAATTGAAGAGAAATATAGCGAATACAATTTTGTACATGTGGATCGTGATCAGTTTATTGATTTATGTATTAGTCTAGATGTGTTTGGAATCCCAAGCTTTATCGCGTTTGCAGATGGAAACGAATTAGATCGTTTTGTCAGCAAAGACCGGAAAACACAAGAGGAAATTGAACAATTCATCGAAGGATTATCATAA
- a CDS encoding DUF84 family protein: MYVAVGSKNQTKVKAVEEAFKKYDAKVKGMDVPSGVSEQPFSDEETIQGAINRAQAALENSDAELGIGLEGGVQQTKFGMMLCNWGALVQYGKSPIISGGARILLPKEIEHRLIVGEELGPIMDDFMKKTNIRSKEGAIGIFTNGLIPRQEMFLHVSTLLVGQYEYRNINGLETQL; this comes from the coding sequence ATGTATGTGGCAGTAGGTTCGAAAAACCAAACGAAAGTAAAAGCTGTTGAAGAAGCATTTAAAAAGTATGACGCAAAGGTTAAGGGAATGGATGTCCCATCTGGAGTAAGTGAACAACCCTTCTCCGATGAAGAGACCATACAAGGAGCCATTAATCGAGCGCAAGCAGCCCTTGAAAACAGTGATGCAGAACTTGGGATAGGTCTAGAAGGTGGAGTACAGCAAACGAAATTTGGGATGATGTTATGTAATTGGGGTGCATTAGTACAATATGGAAAATCTCCTATAATAAGCGGCGGGGCTAGAATCTTATTACCAAAAGAAATTGAACATAGGCTTATAGTAGGAGAAGAATTGGGTCCGATAATGGATGATTTCATGAAAAAGACAAATATTCGAAGCAAAGAAGGGGCAATTGGAATCTTTACGAATGGACTTATTCCGAGGCAGGAAATGTTTCTTCATGTTAGCACTTTACTCGTTGGCCAATATGAATACAGGAATATAAATGGTTTGGAAACACAATTGTAA
- a CDS encoding M42 family metallopeptidase, whose amino-acid sequence MNSKTLQLFKTLTELQGASGNEHLVRKFMREQLTQYSDEIIQDNLGSIFGVKHGNANGPRVMVAGHMDEVGFMVTAITDNGMIRFQPLGGWWSQVLLAQRVQVMTNDGPIIGVIASIPPHLLDEGKRSKPMEISNMLIDIGADSREHAKELGIKPGQQIVPICPFTPMANEKKIMAKAWDNRYGCGLAIELLEEVQGESLPNTLYSGATVQEEVGLRGAQTAATLIKPDIFFALDASPANDATGDKNEFGQLGKGALLRILDRSMVTHRGMREFVLDTAETHNISYQYFVSPGGTDAGRVHMSNEGVPSAVVGICSRYIHTAASIVHVDDYAAAKELLIKLVKACDQTTVDTIRQNS is encoded by the coding sequence ATGAATTCGAAGACATTACAGCTTTTCAAGACGCTTACGGAACTTCAAGGTGCATCTGGAAATGAGCATTTGGTTAGGAAGTTTATGCGTGAACAATTAACTCAGTATTCTGATGAAATCATTCAAGATAATTTAGGAAGTATTTTTGGTGTGAAGCATGGAAATGCCAATGGTCCTCGTGTCATGGTTGCGGGACATATGGACGAGGTTGGATTTATGGTAACGGCGATTACAGATAATGGGATGATTCGTTTTCAGCCTTTAGGTGGTTGGTGGAGCCAAGTTCTACTAGCACAGCGTGTGCAGGTCATGACGAATGACGGTCCTATTATTGGAGTGATTGCTTCCATTCCTCCTCATCTTTTGGATGAAGGTAAGAGAAGTAAGCCGATGGAAATTAGCAATATGTTAATTGATATTGGGGCTGATAGCAGGGAACATGCGAAGGAGCTAGGGATTAAGCCGGGACAGCAAATTGTGCCAATTTGTCCGTTTACCCCGATGGCAAACGAAAAGAAAATTATGGCTAAGGCTTGGGATAACCGATATGGCTGTGGCCTCGCTATTGAATTATTAGAAGAAGTGCAAGGAGAAAGTTTACCAAACACATTATATTCTGGTGCAACTGTTCAGGAAGAAGTTGGACTAAGAGGTGCACAAACAGCAGCAACTTTAATAAAGCCAGATATCTTCTTTGCTCTTGATGCAAGTCCTGCAAACGATGCGACGGGTGATAAAAATGAGTTTGGTCAATTAGGAAAAGGAGCGTTGCTAAGAATTCTAGATCGATCTATGGTAACCCATCGAGGGATGAGAGAGTTTGTTCTAGATACTGCAGAAACGCATAATATATCCTACCAATACTTTGTCTCTCCAGGTGGGACTGATGCAGGACGAGTGCATATGTCAAATGAAGGAGTCCCGAGTGCTGTTGTAGGAATTTGCTCTAGATACATTCATACGGCTGCTTCGATTGTTCATGTTGACGATTATGCTGCTGCAAAAGAGCTTTTAATAAAACTGGTAAAAGCTTGTGACCAGACTACAGTAGATACAATTAGACAAAATAGTTAA
- a CDS encoding PepSY domain-containing protein, which yields MNWKSFLTGVSVGIISGFLASEWVSQKGKVSPEKALSHAKAKFKERGPISGSWIQMTTERFEKNNITYDVYKGGVSRTVDDTLEQYEFVSDAKTGSIIEVYPL from the coding sequence ATGAACTGGAAATCATTTTTAACTGGTGTTTCTGTTGGAATTATTTCAGGCTTTCTGGCAAGCGAATGGGTCTCCCAAAAGGGCAAAGTATCCCCAGAAAAAGCCCTATCACACGCAAAAGCAAAATTTAAAGAAAGAGGTCCCATTAGCGGCTCTTGGATTCAAATGACAACAGAGCGGTTTGAAAAGAACAACATCACCTATGATGTTTATAAAGGTGGAGTATCACGTACGGTAGATGACACGTTAGAGCAATACGAATTTGTTTCAGATGCAAAGACTGGATCCATTATAGAAGTGTACCCTCTTTAA
- the speD gene encoding adenosylmethionine decarboxylase translates to MLTPEQRIELHGFNNLTKSLSFNMYDICYTKTRQEREAYLDYIDEQYNADRLTKILKNVSDIIGAHVLNIAQQDYVPQGASVTILVSEGPVVEVPTESTYDESPGPLPDNVVFQLDKSHITVHTYPEYHPYEGISTFRADIDVSTCGEISPLKALNYLIHSFDTDIMTIDYRVRGFTRDKDGHKLFIDHDITSIQNFIPDEIKDQYDMIDVNVYQENIFHTKCKLKNFDLNNYLFGYTMDTLSEYEQKEITESLTSEMDEIFYGKNFLQ, encoded by the coding sequence ATGCTCACTCCAGAACAGCGAATTGAGTTACATGGATTTAATAACTTAACAAAATCACTTAGCTTTAATATGTATGATATTTGTTATACAAAAACGAGGCAAGAGCGGGAAGCTTATTTAGATTATATTGATGAACAATATAATGCCGATCGGTTAACGAAGATTTTAAAAAATGTATCCGATATTATTGGTGCACATGTTTTAAATATTGCTCAACAGGATTATGTACCACAGGGAGCAAGTGTAACGATTCTCGTGTCTGAAGGACCAGTAGTAGAAGTTCCCACAGAGTCAACATATGATGAATCACCAGGACCATTACCAGATAATGTTGTATTTCAGTTAGATAAAAGTCATATCACTGTTCATACGTACCCAGAGTATCATCCGTATGAAGGAATAAGTACTTTCAGAGCGGATATTGACGTTTCTACCTGTGGGGAAATTTCACCACTTAAAGCGTTAAATTATTTAATTCATTCATTTGACACAGACATTATGACAATTGATTATCGAGTACGTGGATTTACGAGGGATAAAGATGGTCATAAATTATTTATAGACCATGATATTACTTCCATTCAAAACTTTATTCCAGACGAAATCAAGGATCAATACGATATGATTGATGTGAATGTGTACCAAGAAAACATTTTTCACACGAAGTGTAAATTGAAAAATTTTGATTTAAATAATTACTTATTTGGATACACAATGGATACGTTAAGCGAATATGAACAGAAAGAAATCACTGAAAGCTTAACATCTGAAATGGATGAAATTTTTTATGGGAAAAATTTTCTGCAGTAA
- the trmB gene encoding tRNA (guanosine(46)-N7)-methyltransferase TrmB yields the protein MRLRNKPWAKDRLESYPQYVVAKPESYKGNWTEVFGNDQPIHIEIGTGKGRFITEMAKANPHINYIGIEVYKSVIVIALDRLIEEDLPNLRLMNVNAVELQNYFAKGDVDQVYLNFSDPWPKTRHEKRRLTYKTFLSIYENILVDNGEIHFKTDNQGLFEFSLRSFSEYGMLLKYVSLDLHNSSYEGNIMTEYEEKFSSKGFRIYRCEVQFQKK from the coding sequence ATGCGTTTAAGAAATAAGCCTTGGGCAAAGGATAGACTCGAATCCTATCCGCAATATGTTGTAGCAAAACCAGAAAGCTACAAAGGTAATTGGACCGAAGTATTTGGGAATGACCAGCCTATTCATATCGAAATCGGAACGGGTAAAGGTCGTTTCATTACTGAAATGGCTAAAGCAAATCCACATATTAATTATATTGGTATTGAGGTATATAAAAGTGTTATTGTTATTGCTCTCGACCGTCTAATTGAAGAAGACCTTCCGAATTTGCGACTAATGAATGTGAATGCGGTCGAACTTCAGAACTATTTTGCTAAAGGTGATGTGGATCAAGTTTATTTAAATTTCTCTGATCCTTGGCCAAAAACACGGCATGAGAAGAGACGGTTAACGTACAAAACTTTCCTTTCCATTTATGAAAATATTCTGGTGGATAACGGCGAGATTCACTTTAAAACAGATAATCAAGGGTTATTTGAGTTCTCTCTTCGAAGCTTTTCGGAATATGGAATGCTTTTAAAGTATGTAAGTTTAGATCTTCATAATAGTTCTTATGAAGGAAATATTATGACAGAATACGAAGAGAAGTTTTCCTCCAAAGGCTTTCGTATCTATCGTTGCGAAGTTCAATTTCAGAAAAAGTAA